The following are from one region of the Erwinia billingiae Eb661 genome:
- a CDS encoding GMC family oxidoreductase — protein MATVNKEEVDVVVVGLGWAGSLMSIELAMAGLKVRALERGGDRGYEEFKYPKPADEYAYAVRNKVMATPAEAAVTVRYNMSETALPTRKWGAFAPGTGVGGSGLHWTAVLIRPTPTDLKLKTYADEAYKPGILQEDMRIMDFPFTWDEIEPYYTKFEHICGQSGKTGNLRGQIMEGGDPFEGPRSEPYPLPALEDTLNSSMFAEVTKKMGYHPFPNPSACVSRAWTNPYGNQIAPCNYCGYCSKYPCLNYSKASPQTAVMDALKRMDNFSYEVHANVMKVVLHDDKKTAKGVIYIDAQGNECFQPAKIVVLSSFQFCNVRLMLLSGIGKPYNPITEEGVIGRNYAFLSNGGSTLFFKDKNFNPFATAGATGQMFNDLSPGNFDGPSLGFIGGAKIHSSQATGTPISTALPKGTPAWGTGWKEGMEEWYGHSMKISITTTCQSYRDIYLDLDPNYKDEYGYPLLRMTFDWKLNELKLQQHLKQIVGNITKELNPDSYSESFLPMDAHFDLTKYVSTHNVGGAVMGDNPKTSALNKYLQSWDVHNVFVPGGNAFPQNFQANPTDTIGAITLMAAQAIKDHYLKNPGPLVQA, from the coding sequence ATGGCAACTGTAAATAAAGAAGAAGTCGACGTCGTAGTCGTCGGCCTGGGTTGGGCTGGCTCACTGATGAGTATTGAGCTGGCGATGGCCGGGCTGAAAGTTCGTGCGCTGGAACGTGGTGGCGATCGCGGCTACGAAGAGTTCAAATATCCAAAACCGGCGGATGAGTACGCTTACGCAGTCCGTAACAAAGTGATGGCCACGCCGGCGGAAGCCGCGGTGACCGTGCGCTACAACATGAGCGAAACTGCGCTGCCAACCCGTAAATGGGGTGCGTTCGCACCCGGTACCGGCGTCGGCGGATCGGGTCTGCACTGGACGGCGGTATTGATCCGTCCAACGCCAACCGATCTCAAGCTGAAAACCTATGCAGACGAAGCCTACAAGCCCGGCATTCTGCAGGAAGATATGCGCATCATGGACTTCCCGTTCACCTGGGATGAAATCGAGCCGTATTACACCAAGTTTGAACATATCTGCGGCCAGTCCGGTAAAACCGGTAACCTGCGCGGCCAGATTATGGAAGGTGGCGATCCGTTCGAAGGGCCACGTTCAGAGCCGTATCCACTGCCCGCACTGGAAGATACGCTGAACAGCAGCATGTTTGCTGAAGTGACCAAAAAAATGGGGTATCACCCGTTCCCGAACCCATCTGCTTGCGTCTCGCGTGCCTGGACTAACCCGTACGGCAACCAGATCGCGCCGTGCAACTACTGCGGTTACTGCAGTAAATATCCGTGCCTCAACTACTCCAAAGCCTCGCCACAGACCGCGGTGATGGATGCGTTGAAGCGTATGGATAACTTCTCCTACGAAGTGCATGCCAACGTGATGAAAGTGGTGCTGCATGATGATAAGAAAACCGCCAAGGGCGTGATCTACATCGATGCACAGGGCAACGAGTGCTTCCAGCCAGCGAAAATCGTGGTGCTGAGCAGCTTCCAGTTCTGCAACGTGCGCCTGATGCTGCTGTCCGGCATTGGAAAGCCTTACAACCCAATCACCGAAGAAGGGGTGATCGGTCGTAACTATGCCTTCCTGAGCAACGGCGGCTCGACGCTGTTCTTCAAAGACAAAAACTTCAACCCGTTCGCCACCGCAGGCGCCACCGGCCAGATGTTTAACGATCTGTCGCCGGGCAACTTCGATGGTCCTTCACTGGGCTTTATCGGCGGCGCGAAAATTCACAGCTCGCAGGCGACCGGTACGCCAATCAGCACCGCCTTGCCGAAAGGCACACCGGCATGGGGAACCGGCTGGAAAGAGGGGATGGAAGAGTGGTACGGCCATTCGATGAAGATCAGCATCACCACCACCTGCCAGTCCTACCGCGATATCTATCTCGATCTGGATCCGAACTACAAAGACGAGTACGGCTATCCGCTGCTGCGTATGACCTTCGACTGGAAACTGAACGAGCTTAAGCTGCAGCAGCACCTGAAGCAGATCGTCGGCAATATCACCAAAGAGCTTAACCCGGACAGCTACAGCGAAAGCTTCCTGCCGATGGATGCGCACTTTGACCTGACCAAATACGTCTCGACCCACAACGTCGGCGGCGCGGTGATGGGCGATAATCCGAAGACCTCTGCGCTGAATAAGTACCTGCAGAGCTGGGATGTTCATAACGTCTTTGTGCCAGGCGGTAATGCGTTCCCGCAGAACTTCCAGGCGAACCCGACCGATACCATTGGCGCAATCACGCTGATGGCGGCTCAGGCGATCAAGGATCACTATCTGAAAAATCCCGGCCCACTGGTACAGGCGTAA
- a CDS encoding RcnB family protein: MKKTTLALLMTVFTASTLFSTVSQAEGPPGQPWHQQGGHDGHGGPDGHGGGPGRGPDRGHDDRGHNDRGHDNHDRGHDNRGPDRHYESRDRFAWQGHDFRRGDRLPPHYRYDDYRVNDWHERGLREPPRGENWAYIDGNYVLIAAATGVITSILLNNAFH; encoded by the coding sequence ATGAAAAAAACGACTCTGGCACTGTTAATGACCGTCTTTACGGCAAGCACCCTGTTCTCCACGGTTTCTCAGGCTGAGGGCCCTCCGGGACAGCCATGGCATCAGCAGGGCGGCCATGATGGACACGGCGGCCCTGACGGCCACGGTGGCGGCCCAGGTCGTGGTCCGGATCGCGGACATGACGATCGCGGTCATAACGATCGCGGACATGATAATCACGATCGCGGTCACGACAATCGTGGCCCGGATCGTCATTACGAATCCCGCGACCGCTTTGCGTGGCAGGGACACGACTTCCGTCGTGGCGACCGCCTGCCACCGCACTATCGTTACGATGATTACCGCGTCAATGACTGGCACGAACGTGGCCTACGTGAACCGCCGCGGGGTGAGAACTGGGCCTACATCGACGGCAACTATGTGTTGATTGCGGCGGCAACCGGGGTGATTACCTCGATCCTGTTAAATAACGCCTTCCACTAG
- a CDS encoding c-type cytochrome has translation MTLKSLVLANTLLLGAGFCQLAQADDAALVKQGEYISRLGDCSACHSIPGKPAFSGGLAIESNLGTIYSTNITPDKDHGIGNYSEQQFSDAVRKGVLPDGKRLYPAMPYPDYAKINDRDMHALYTYFMQGVKPSADVPPETDLSFPFSQRWGMRFWNWAFVSDKPFQPIGGATAEVNRGAYLVESLGHCGSCHTPRGLGMNEKALDSGDDQFLAGGNLNGWEVPSLRGLPHWTEQETVDYLATGRNDKAAVGGEMTSVVEHSTSYMSDADLKAIAAYLKFIGGNPAAPAAQETTISPTEAKLTAAKNLSAGERLYLDNCGACHFVTGKGAPGVFPQLDQATIVNAGDPGGLIHTILAGAQQPSTAKAPSTLAMPGFANRLSDDQVAQLATFIRQGWSNKASAVTADQVAKVRESLKK, from the coding sequence ATGACATTAAAAAGTTTGGTTCTGGCCAACACGCTGCTGCTGGGCGCAGGATTTTGTCAGCTGGCGCAGGCAGACGATGCGGCGCTGGTAAAGCAGGGGGAATACATCTCCCGTCTGGGCGACTGCAGTGCCTGTCACTCGATTCCGGGCAAACCGGCGTTCTCCGGCGGCCTGGCGATTGAGTCGAACCTCGGCACGATTTATTCGACCAATATCACGCCGGATAAAGATCACGGCATTGGCAACTATTCCGAGCAGCAGTTCTCTGATGCGGTGCGTAAGGGTGTGCTGCCAGACGGCAAGCGCCTGTATCCGGCAATGCCTTATCCGGACTACGCCAAGATCAACGATCGGGATATGCACGCGCTTTACACTTACTTTATGCAGGGCGTGAAGCCAAGTGCCGACGTGCCGCCGGAAACGGATCTGAGTTTCCCGTTCAGCCAGCGCTGGGGAATGCGCTTCTGGAACTGGGCGTTTGTGTCCGACAAGCCATTCCAGCCTATCGGTGGGGCCACGGCGGAAGTAAATCGCGGTGCCTATCTGGTGGAAAGCCTCGGTCACTGTGGCAGCTGCCACACGCCGCGCGGTCTGGGGATGAACGAGAAAGCGCTGGATAGCGGTGACGACCAGTTCCTCGCCGGTGGCAACCTCAACGGATGGGAAGTGCCTTCCCTGCGTGGTCTGCCACACTGGACCGAGCAGGAAACCGTCGACTATCTGGCAACCGGCCGTAACGACAAGGCGGCGGTGGGCGGCGAGATGACCTCGGTGGTTGAGCACAGCACCTCGTATATGAGCGATGCCGACCTGAAAGCGATTGCCGCTTACCTGAAGTTTATTGGCGGCAACCCGGCGGCACCTGCCGCGCAGGAAACCACCATCAGCCCAACGGAAGCGAAGCTGACGGCGGCGAAAAACCTCTCTGCGGGCGAGCGTCTGTATCTGGACAACTGTGGCGCCTGTCACTTTGTCACCGGTAAAGGCGCACCGGGCGTGTTCCCGCAGCTGGACCAGGCGACCATCGTTAATGCCGGCGATCCGGGTGGGTTGATTCATACCATTCTGGCCGGTGCGCAGCAGCCTTCAACGGCGAAAGCGCCATCCACGCTGGCGATGCCAGGCTTTGCCAACCGTCTTAGCGATGATCAAGTGGCGCAGTTAGCGACCTTTATCCGCCAGGGCTGGAGCAACAAAGCGTCGGCGGTTACCGCTGACCAGGTGGCGAAAGTCAGAGAATCGCTGAAGAAGTAA
- a CDS encoding methyl-accepting chemotaxis protein has protein sequence MTITKRLFFIFSLLAVALCLLAGFSLYAITGFQNRFEYVQMNAIPSIKDLDKAISTASKLNMALYEHQSEANNSKQNEFEKKINEQIDLLKTQTDYYMANDISSDEDKAMTVAALADIEAIKAVLPAFITASLAHNDAVTLPMMQGEGGIGAAVRKLTGDLKAQIELNIQIGESLRKENNAIYSRVFWGLLSFSAVVILLMGALACKTIFGVRRSLNSIQQVMVETSESLDLTRLADDSRHDEIGKTAFAFNALMARVATAMTAVTASAQSVSSASTQIAAGNEDLSARTEEQAASLEQTSASMSTLNDTVKQNAENAKQASLLASNANEMAEQSGNAVSSMVKTMDNIKASSSKISDITGLIEGIAFQTNILALNAAVEAARAGEQGRGFAVVASEVRNLAQRSSVAAKEIKDLIVTSAQLVESGAVQVANVGDNMEKVQGSIRQVADIVGEMAAATSEQSQGIEQVHLAVGQMDSVTQQNAALVEEASAASQSLQEQALTLSNLVGAFKVQAGSAVAAVHQPAVVKSPARAGKLIKPELATDNWSSF, from the coding sequence ATGACTATTACAAAAAGACTGTTCTTTATTTTTTCCCTGCTCGCCGTGGCCCTGTGCCTGCTGGCCGGGTTCTCTCTCTATGCCATCACCGGGTTCCAGAACAGATTTGAATACGTTCAGATGAACGCCATTCCCAGCATCAAAGATTTGGATAAGGCTATCAGCACCGCCAGCAAGCTGAATATGGCGCTTTACGAGCATCAGAGTGAAGCGAACAACAGCAAGCAGAATGAATTTGAGAAAAAGATTAACGAGCAGATTGACCTGTTAAAAACCCAGACCGATTACTATATGGCGAACGATATCTCCAGCGATGAAGATAAGGCCATGACCGTCGCTGCGCTGGCTGATATCGAGGCGATAAAAGCGGTGTTACCGGCCTTTATCACCGCTTCACTGGCGCATAACGATGCGGTTACCCTGCCGATGATGCAGGGTGAGGGCGGAATTGGTGCGGCGGTGCGCAAGCTGACCGGCGATCTTAAGGCGCAGATCGAGCTGAACATTCAAATCGGCGAAAGCTTACGCAAAGAAAACAACGCGATTTACTCTCGCGTGTTCTGGGGATTACTGAGCTTCTCTGCGGTAGTGATCCTGCTGATGGGCGCACTGGCGTGTAAGACCATCTTCGGCGTGCGCCGCAGCCTGAACAGTATTCAGCAGGTGATGGTTGAGACCAGCGAATCGCTGGATCTGACCCGCCTGGCCGACGACAGCCGTCATGATGAGATTGGCAAAACCGCCTTTGCGTTTAACGCCCTGATGGCACGCGTGGCCACCGCGATGACCGCCGTCACCGCCTCGGCGCAGTCCGTCAGCTCGGCTTCAACGCAGATTGCCGCCGGTAACGAAGATCTGTCTGCCCGTACGGAAGAACAGGCTGCCTCACTGGAGCAGACCTCTGCCAGCATGAGTACCCTGAACGACACGGTGAAGCAGAACGCCGAAAACGCCAAACAGGCCAGCCTGTTAGCCAGCAACGCCAACGAAATGGCCGAGCAGAGCGGGAATGCGGTGTCCTCAATGGTGAAAACCATGGACAACATTAAGGCCAGCTCCAGCAAAATCTCCGACATCACCGGGTTAATCGAAGGCATTGCCTTCCAGACCAACATCCTGGCGTTAAACGCCGCGGTAGAAGCGGCACGTGCGGGTGAGCAGGGTCGTGGATTTGCCGTGGTCGCCAGCGAAGTGCGTAACCTGGCACAGCGATCATCTGTGGCAGCCAAAGAGATCAAAGATCTGATCGTTACCTCGGCACAGCTGGTGGAAAGCGGTGCCGTACAGGTGGCGAACGTCGGCGATAATATGGAGAAAGTGCAGGGTTCGATCCGTCAGGTGGCGGATATCGTCGGTGAAATGGCGGCGGCAACCTCTGAGCAGAGCCAGGGCATTGAGCAGGTGCATCTGGCCGTGGGTCAGATGGACTCGGTGACGCAGCAGAACGCCGCGCTGGTGGAAGAAGCGTCAGCGGCTTCCCAGTCGTTGCAGGAACAGGCACTGACCCTGAGTAATCTGGTGGGTGCGTTTAAGGTGCAGGCCGGCAGCGCAGTCGCCGCCGTTCATCAGCCAGCCGTGGTGAAATCACCGGCCAGGGCGGGAAAACTGATTAAGCCTGAACTGGCTACCGATAACTGGAGCTCGTTCTGA